The sequence CTTTAATTTCTACCTTTTAACCCTGCTGGCATTTTACTTTCACCAGATTTTTGAGCTTACAGATCAATTATATCAATCGTGTCGTAAGAAATTTGGAAGTAAGAGGCATATGTGGGAAACCCTTCGGAGTTATATAAAGATATTGATTTTTGAGACATGGGAGGATTTACTTGATTTTGCCTTAACGCCAACAAAATACAAGATATGTTTTCAGTCTCCATAGTTGAGATAAGAAATCTTGTCTGCAAATTGGATGTCCATAGGTTTCTCACTCAGGAAGGTAGGGATTGGTGTATCCTGAATACAAAATTAGATGAGATTTATGTCGTCTATGAGGGATGAAATGACAGGCTAAATGTGCCTGAAAACATATATATTCTATTTTTGTCCAAGTAATATGCAATTTTAAGTGAAAACCCTATTTTTCATGTGTTCACCGAGAATTGCTGGAAGGAGTAATAATTATGCCTCAAGTAGTTATCCCTGATAAGCTATTTTTTACCATTAGTGAGACAGGTAAATTAACAGGCATAAAGTCTTATGTTTTAAGATATTGGGAAACAGAATTTAATGCCTTAAAGCCAGATAAAACAACTGGCGGACAGAGAAGATACCGTAAAAAAGATGTAGAATTGATACTGAAGATAAAGGATCTGTTATATGTTCAGGGGTATACTATTGCCGGGGCAAAAAGATTTCTTAAAAAACAGAAAAAAGTATCAGAAGAGGTAGCTGTCGCCAATGTTATTGGGTTGAAGAAGGAATTACGAGA comes from Bacteroidota bacterium and encodes:
- a CDS encoding MerR family transcriptional regulator, which gives rise to MPQVVIPDKLFFTISETGKLTGIKSYVLRYWETEFNALKPDKTTGGQRRYRKKDVELILKIKDLLYVQGYTIAGAKRFLKKQKKVSEEVAVANVIGLKKELR